A single region of the Labeo rohita strain BAU-BD-2019 chromosome 3, IGBB_LRoh.1.0, whole genome shotgun sequence genome encodes:
- the gng13b gene encoding guanine nucleotide-binding protein G(I)/G(S)/G(O) subunit gamma-13b produces MDEMDLPQMKKEVESLKYQLAFKREKSSKTVTDLVKWIEECVPEDPFLNPELMKNNPWVEKGKCVLL; encoded by the exons ATGGATGAGATGGACTTGCCCCAGATGAAGAAGGAGGTAGAAAGCCTCAAGTACCAGCTGGCCTTCAAAAGGGAGAAATCCTCAAAGACAGTGACAGA CCTGGTGAAGTGGATTGAGGAGTGTGTGCCCGAGGACCCTTTCCTGAATCCCGAGCTGATGAAGAACAATCCATGGGTGGAGAAGGGCAAGTGTGTGCTTCTATAA